In Rhizorhabdus phycosphaerae, the genomic stretch AAAATCAAATCGATCGTGGCCAATATGTTTCAAACCATCTTCGCGATAATGTCATTGATATAAAATGGCAAAATGATAAAAAATCTTGAGACGCCTTGTCGGCTATCGCGATGGAGGATGGACATATTTTGAAGAATGAGGATTATCCGAAGCATCATCATTTCACATTCACACCCAGGAAATGAGTGCCGCATGGTGAAGACAACCGCAGCAGCCCTGTCGATCGCAGGCGCGGTCGGCCTTTTCTGTAGCTCGAGCGCTTTTTCACGGTCCTATGATGACATATCTCCCATCGCGCCGGGCATATATGGCAATGTCGAGTTCAGCGCAGACACCGGCGACTTGGGTGGTATTGAGATCGAGATCCACTCCGGGCCCAACCGCATAGTCGACATCACGGTGTGTGAAGGTTGGTGTGAATATGCCTACCAGGTCACCTATGAAGAATTGATGGGAACGATTTACTTTCAGATCGGTAACACCGGCTTCCCTCCCCGAAAATTCCGCGTGTCGGCGAAAGGCAAGAACGTCTTGATCGAGGAAGATCAAGAGTTTGCCGCATATAAATATCGCCTGAAAAGGCAAAAGATGCGGTTTGGGCTCTCAGTTGCGGAAGATTCGATGGAAGAATATGCGGAGGAAATGAAAAGCCAAGCCAAATGATGGCATAACTCCAATCCGGGCATTATATGCCGTCCGGATCGATCGAGGAAATTGTAGCCAGCTTTTCAGTGCGTCGGAAGCAGGCCAAGCGCGGCGAGCGCCCTCCCGTATGAAACGCGCTCTTTATACTGCTGAAGGGATGGTGTGCTTACAGGACTCGAACCTGTGCCCCCCGCATTACGAAGGCCGCTAGGCGGCGTGGACAAATTTGAGCCAGTATCTTGTGGTGGCGATATAGACCATGCCAAGGAAGCTGTTGGACAGTTGATCGTATCGGGTAGCGATGGCCCGATTGATCTTGAGATGTCCAAACATGCGCTCGATACGGTTGCGCTGCTTGTAGAGCGTCCGGTCATGCGCGATTTTCACGCGACGGTTTGACCTGCCGGGGATAACGGCAGCGATCTTCCGTTCGGCAAGATTGGCACGGATTGCGCCGGGGTCGTAGCCTTTGTCGGCAAGCAGCGTCAGGTGCGCGCTCGGGCAGGCCGATCAAGGCGTCATAGGCTTTGCAATCTGCTGCCTCGCCGACCGTCAGGAGGAAGGCGAGCGGTCGTCCGAGGGCATCAGCCAAGCAGTGAAGCTTACGGGTGAACCCGCCCCGCGAGCAGCCAAGAGCGCGTCGATGATTCCCCCTTTTCCACCCGCTGCCGAGACATGACCGCGAACTGTGGTGCTATCGATGCCGTAATGGCCGGTATCCACCATGATCTCTGCCAGCGTCACGGCAACGGTTTCCCAGATACCGGCCTCGCTCCATCGCCGGAACGGGCGATTGATCGTGTTCCAGCTACCATATTTGGGCGGAACGTCGCGCCATGGCGCTCCGCACCGAAGCCGCCACAGTATGGCGTTGACGATGGAACGGTTCTGTTCGCGCGGTCTGCCTCGACCTCGGCTCTCAGGCTCAATTGGCAGCAAATCCTTCAGAATGCGCCATTCCGCTTCTGTGAGATCTCCCCTGCTTAAGCTTGCCTCCAAAAGGCAGCCTGGAATCAACCTGTCGCCACTGGGTCAATCACTTCCGTGCGACGCGGTGCGCTCTTTGCCAGCAAAGTACTCCCAATACGAAAGGGAGGACGAAGAATAGCGCGTACACCTGCCAGTTTTCAGTCAAAACGGTTGGGATGGTGCTTGGCTCAAGGAGTGGCAGCAGCAGCGGAAACAACATGATCGGCGGCGTCCTCCAAAGCGACACCGCCATCCGCTTCCAGAGAGTGGCAGTTGTGGGAGGCGTTATAAACCAGCGCCAAAACCTCCGACCGATGTGTTCAGAACTTGCCATGAGCAGGAGCTTACATCGTAAACGCCGAGACGCTACCATCTCGCCATCGGAATTTGTACACGCCGCCCAGGAAATCCTTGACCACCGCCTCGCTCGTCGCCCGGGCTCTGCCCAAATTGCGGATGCAGACTCAACACGCTTCCCTGCACACTTCTGCCAGAGCAGTGCTCACCAATTACAATGGCTGTTGGCGCAGAGCATCGTGCCACTTCTTAATCACGTAATCATACATGAGACAATCTTCCGCATGAAAATATCGAATTTCCTCTTCAAGATTTTTATCCATGCCAATTCGTTCATTTTCGTCGGTTTTATTGTAATGAGGTAATTCTAACTTTAAGTTATTGTTTATATTGAGAATTTTTAATATTTCGATGACGGACTTTTCAATATCCTCATATACACCGATATAGGAAAAATCACTTAATTTAACTTGGTATAGATATTGAGAATAAAAATTCTTCATCTCGTTACACAAGGAAAATTGCGAAAAACTCCAATTTTCATCTTTCATTTTCCGCCATAGATAATGGCCTGGAAAGTATCCTGACTTCCAGAATTTATAGTGCGATAACAATCTTTTTACCGGGTCACGGATTATCGTGACAAGAACATCATGGTCAGCCAAGCCGGACCCGATATACTTCATCGGATAGAAGTGGCCGTAAACGATCTTATTCGCAGGTGCCTTGATTGGGTTGAAGAGCGCGTCGATCATCTTCGAGGATCGCTCGGGGAATGGAAAACCGAAATAGCTTTCATAATCGAGATGCAGTTCGGCGGGCGCCATATCCTCGAGCAGCTTCCTGACGGAAGAGCCCGCGCATTTAGGCATGTGAAGAAACAAGCGCATATGAGAAAGCCCCTCCAATGAAGCACAATCGGCCCGGCCGGGCCCGGCCCTCGCCTATATCACGCGCCGAAAAAGAGTAAGTGGCCGCCACGTCGACGAGAGCTCAACGCCGGCTGAAACTGTGATGAACAGCCGCAAGCGCCTCCCGCAGGAAACGCGCTCTTTATACTGCTGAATGGATGGTGCCGCTTACAGGACTCGAACCTGTGACCCCCGCATTACGAATGCGATGCTCTACCAACTGAGCTAAAGCGGCTCGCTGGTGAGGCGCGCCTTAACAGTGGTTTTCGGCATATTCAAGCGCTCGATGTTCGGATCGTCGCTTCCGCGCGTCGCGGCG encodes the following:
- a CDS encoding transposase, whose protein sequence is MIPGCLLEASLSRGDLTEAEWRILKDLLPIEPESRGRGRPREQNRSIVNAILWRLRCGAPWRDVPPKYGSWNTINRPFRRWSEAGIWETVAVTLAEIMVDTGHYGIDSTTVRGHVSAAGGKGGIIDALLAARGAGSPVSFTAWLMPSDDRSPSS
- a CDS encoding sulfotransferase family 2 domain-containing protein gives rise to the protein MRLFLHMPKCAGSSVRKLLEDMAPAELHLDYESYFGFPFPERSSKMIDALFNPIKAPANKIVYGHFYPMKYIGSGLADHDVLVTIIRDPVKRLLSHYKFWKSGYFPGHYLWRKMKDENWSFSQFSLCNEMKNFYSQYLYQVKLSDFSYIGVYEDIEKSVIEILKILNINNNLKLELPHYNKTDENERIGMDKNLEEEIRYFHAEDCLMYDYVIKKWHDALRQQPL
- a CDS encoding transposase codes for the protein MTLLADKGYDPGAIRANLAERKIAAVIPGRSNRRVKIAHDRTLYKQRNRIERMFGHLKINRAIATRYDQLSNSFLGMVYIATTRYWLKFVHAA